Genomic DNA from Salvia miltiorrhiza cultivar Shanhuang (shh) chromosome 1, IMPLAD_Smil_shh, whole genome shotgun sequence:
acggctaaatttaaaaaaaaaacagaatttcgaatttttttttaatggggCGCGTATCTCCCCCATTCGCCCCGAGTTTCCGCTTCGACGCGGCCTCGCATCAGGCCGGTTCTCCAGCGCGGCCAGGCCTCCAGCGCCCCGGATCGAGCCTCCATTCGCACCGGcgattggagatgctcttaaagttcattatattatttttattaaaatgcgattttataaaaaatgggaaaaagaaaaaagaacaaagGAAccattgaaagcacaaaaaagcagactaagggccgagcctcataaAAACCTTTTCATGGAAAATCCCGTGGGAAAaaccagaaaaggaaaaagagttttCGTCAAAAGACAAAGACCACGACCAGAAGAGCGGAAAGGAAAGTATctgaaactccggcctaaccatcgtcccaaaacaatcccggctcaaaCTAGTCACAATCGAAACAAGAACTCGCAAAGCAAAAAAGATGATGGCCGGTGAGACGTTGTCGCCATCatccaataaaaaaaaaaatagttggaccttagccggttagacgccgtcgctgAGTAAACCCAACCAAACGAAGATCGAAAACACCCCAACCGAGCATCAACTCCAAGAGACCATTCCTAAACAGCCCCATGTCATCAATTCTTCATACGAACGCGACTATGAGTAGCCATATCTAAAGACACCGCAATCTTAATATCCTCAATAGCAAAGGGCCACCACCCTTCGATCCGGGCatgattagccataatatccgccACACTATTTCCTTCTCTAAAAATATGCGAAATCTGAAGTCGAAAATTTGAAAGCCAATTTAAAGTCTGTTTCCATAGCGGTAGAAAACGCCAAGGAACTTTCAGAGAACGAGAATGCAGAAGCTGGACAACATAAGACGAGTCtgcttcaatccaaagccagTGCCACCCACGAGAATTCGCAATTCGAACGGCATGAATGATTGCGAAAAGCTCCGCTTCAAAAGCGAACCCCGAACCCCCTTTAAAGTGAAAACAACCGCGAACCGCACCCCAGTTATCACGGAATACACCGCCCGCGGCAATGCTTCCAGGTTTCCCGAGCGCCGAACCGTCCGTATTTACTTTAATCCACTGCCCTGCCGGtggccaccagtgaacctcaATCATCAAAGGGGGCGGAACAGCGCGCATCGAAACCCCAATTCGCCTAAGCGTCAAATAATCCTGCCAAGAGTTATGAGAACGCCCAAGCTTAGGGAAATTTGAATCCATCTCCTTAAACGCAACTTTCAGGAACCCAAGAATCAAATTTGGGTGGAAACTGGCGTCATTAAAAGTCACTTGATTGCGGGAATCCCAaattttccaaataaaattaatgaccCCAGCTTTCCAGTAGGACCGAACCAACGGACTGAAATCCGTGTTCCATGCAGCAGCCAACATGCTATGAATATCCAAGCAGTCCAGAATGTGCGACTTGgcaaaccaatcaaagaaaacccCCCAAGTCTGCCGAATAACATTGCAATTCCAGAACAAGTGGTCAATAGACTCCTCAGCTAACCCACACATCACACATCTGTTGGGGCCATGCATGCCCCTTTTGATTAGACCATCCAGAGTCGGCATCTTCAAATGCAGAATCCGCCATGTGATAAGAGATCTTCTGTCAGGAATAAAACGCTCCCAAATCCAAGTTCCCCAAAGAACTTTGGGAAAATGCGGAGACTGCGAAACATAGGCAAGAGAGGCCGAAACCTCTCCACTAACAGAAGGTTTCCAGAAGCGAGTGTCACTCTCCTCCCCAATTGGAAGCAACAGAATATCCACCACAATATCAGGAAACTGAATAATAAAATCCGGAgtgaaatgccaaacaccatcataGAAGTAATCACTCACAGCTTGCTGCAGAAAGTCTCTCATAAAAGGCGGAATATGAAGCTTGTCCGCCAACTTGTAACCCAGCCATTCGTCATGCcagaaataaatgtgttctCCAGTGCCAATATAGGAATAAGAATTCATCACCAAGGAGTTGACATGCTCCCTCACGCCAGTCCAGAATGGCGAAGAAGCCAAGAACATCTTGGCATAGCCAAAATTCGACAAGTAGCGAGTCGCCATGATCGAAGGGGCGAAGTCTCGCCCTTGCACAAGCTTCCAGGCCATCTTCATCAAGAAGCTTCTATTCATAGCCGAGAAAGACCTAACCCCGAGGCCACCCTCCGACCGAGAAGCGCAAACCCTAGACCAGCTCACCGGGCACGAAGGCTTTTTGTCCACATGTCCCGACCAAATAAAGTTGCGGCACTTCCTATCCAGTTTATAGATGAGGGATTTAGGCCATCTATATATCATCATAGAGTGCGTTACCGAACTTTGAATCACAGAACGAACCAAGCAAATTCTGCCAGCCATAGATAAGTGTAGCCCCTTCCAACTTGAAAACTTATTGACAATCTTATCATAAATACCAATCAAGTAAGAAGCACGCATGCGACCAGAGAAAATCGGAACTCCCAAATAGGTAACCGGCAAAGATCCCATCGCAAAGCCAAGCTCACTAATCACACGATTCTTCACCATGGAAGAGACGCCCCTCCCGAAGAAAACGTGAGACTTGGCAGGGTTACAAATTTGTCCCGAAATATCACCATAGAAATCcaagatttctttgattttgcgAGCGTTTTTCATTGACGCCTTACAGAAAATCAAAATGTCATCAGCATAAAGCAAATGAGTAGGAAAAGAGGCCTTTCTGCTGAAAGCCATAGAAGTAATGTGACGAGAATTCACACAAATGAGAAATAAGTGACTCAAAACATCCTCAGCAATTCCAAAAAGAATAGGAGAGAGAGGATCACCCTGCCTAACTCCCCTGGAACAAGCGAAGTAGCCACTCAACTGCCCGTTGTAAAGAATGGAAATCCGGGCAGAACTGAAGATAATGGAAATCCATTCAATGAACTTTCCATGGAAACCGTTAACCCTGAGCACGTTCAGAATAAAGTCCCAGCGCATAGTATCAAATGCTTTGCGAATATCCACTTTGCAAGCCATATTCGAGCGTTTGCCCGTGCGATTCATGCAGCTAAAACCCTCAGAGCCAAGCATGATGCAGTCATGAATCGAACGACCTCCAATAAACCCAAATTGGTTTGGCGACACCCCAACAGCCGCCACTTCCCCCAATCTAGAAGCGAggattttggaaataattttaaagaagaaatttgAGAGAATGATAGGTCTCAAATCAGCCACCGTCTCCACCACATCCTTTTTTGGGATCAAAATTAAGATGCTAGCATTGCAGCCTGCAGGCAGATAAGAATTAAGGAAGAAAGCATGCACCGCAGAAAGAATATCCAGTCGTATAATGGTCCAACAGCTCTGAAAAAACTTCCCTGAAAACCCATCCGGACCTGGCGAGCTATTCGCATCCAAGCTAAAAACCGCAGCCATAATCTCCTCATCATCAGGTATATGCGTGAGCTTCCCATTCTGATCCTCAGAGACAAATTGATCAATAATACCTTCCAGCATATCCCAATTCACATTACTGGGACTTTCGTCTTTAAAAAGAGATGAAAAGAAATCAATAATATGCTGCTGAATATTCCCCCTATCATACGAGACAACATCAGCAATCTTCAAGTGCTCAATCCTGTGGCTTTGCTTTCGAAATCGAATAGCACGATGGAAAAAAGAAGTATTACGGTCTCCGTCAGAAAGCCAGTGCGCGCGACTTTTTTGTTGCAAAAGACTGTTCTTCCTGGTAAGGAAAGAAGACAACCGAGCTTGATGACTGACCTCCTCCTCAAAAAGAATGTCCGTGTAACCCTGGTCAGAAATCCTGTTCTGCACGTCGAGCAACGAGACTTCCTCCGAATTAATCTGCATATCCACCTGCCCAAAAACATCTTTATTCCAAGCCCTGAGGTCATTTCTGAGACGACGGAGCTTGaacatgattttaaaaataggaCAACGAACGTCAGTCGCAGCATCCCAAGAAGACGCCACTCGGTCAAGAAAGTTAGGGTGAGAAGTCCACATATTCAAGAATTTGAAACGTCTCCCCTTACTCATCTCATCGCTGCATTGGAAAATCAAGGGAGAGTGATCAGAGGTAAGCCTTGGGAGCGCATGTGTGTTAATCGAAGCCCACAAATTCGCAAAACCAGGAGAAAAAAATGCCCTGTCCAATCTAGACTCCACATGCCGAGGAAGTAAAATCCGACCAGACCATGTAAACCGAATGCCAGAAGAAGGAGATTCAATCATATCCGAAGCCTCGATGAAGTCGCAAAACTCGCTGCAAGAACTTCTCAAAGGCGCCGCCAAACTACGTCGCTCATGGGCCCCCTTAACGGCGTTGAAGTCGCCAATAAACACCGTGTTCCCATCAACAAAAGAAAGAATATCCGTCCACAAGGCACGTCGAGAAACGTGGTCATTCGCACCATGCACAATAGCAACTCTAAAAAAGTATGTTTGCCAAACACAATCAGCAATAATGACTTGATCCGAGGAGAGCAGAATCGTGGTCTGAACATCCGGATTAGTGAGCAACCAGATGTTCGGTCTCCGAGGCTGTCGACAATTTTGATGATGAGGCACCAAATTAATCGATCTCCAATAGCTCTGGCGAACTTTCTAAAGGCTTTTCTTTGGCTCAATAATGCCAACAAGTAAAGGCAAAAATGAACGACAATGCTCCTTAAGAAGAGATTTAGACTCGTCCGAAAAGCCTCGGACATTCCAAACCAAAAAATTCATAAGAATTATTGATTGATTCTGGGCTGAGAAGTTCCCAGCACCGCTTCCTTATCCCACCGTTTGTTTGCTACGTTGTCCATAGCCTGCAAACTCTCCGACTCTTGATAATCAACAATATACTCACTTGGTTGATGGCCATCATCAGCTGCCTTCCGGAGACGATTTTTTATACTTTCTTGCTGAAGATGAAAAGCCTTGTTATGATTGCGCATATACTGATCATTCTTGGGAGGACGCCCTCTGCCACGTTTAGATAAGCTTGATCCTGAGACCTCATTCTTTAACCTCTCCACTTTAATATCATTTTCTAAAGCGagaattttcttttccttgCTTGTTTGGTCAGCCGAAAAAGGAGCAAGAGTGCTCTGCGCAGTCTGCTGAGTAATGGTGTCGCGATCCCTCCCATGTCTCTCCTCTTGAAGAGAAACCTGAGTCAAGCCTGCTGCCACATTCTCCGTAACTTCACCCCATGGTTCGTTCATTTGCTCCACCTGAAGAGAACCGTTGTGCGAAACTGCTAACACCTTCTTCGATACGTCCCCCAACTGCTGTTCTATCCTTTGTTCCCCATCAACCTGCAAAATAGATCCATCTGCCGTCATTAAATTGACGCCCCCATCTCTTTTGGGAAAATTTCCACCGAAAGAGGCTGCTGAGATTCCCTCTTATCAGTAGCATCTCTCAACTGTTCGATGCTAAGCTCCAGAGAAATATGTTTAGTGGCAGCAAATTCCCAACCCTTCTCTTGCTGTTGAGATCTCATTCCTTGATTATTATAATTTTCTGACGAAGCAGTGTTCATGTCGATGTCCCCCGCTGTGTTCTTAAGAATGGTATCCTGCTTGTTAGTCACCAAATCCTCTTGAATCGAGGAATTTTCGAGGATTGCGAATCTGTTACCATCCTGGGACCCCAGTTGATTGTGGTTAGACCCCGAGCTCCTGTTACACAAATTTTCCAAAAGATCCGGCCCTGTAAACTCCTTGTGCGCAGAAACACTCACTTCCTTAGCTCCATCTTCCGACTCTGAGTCAGATGTCACCTCTCCATCGAGAGGCTGCTTACTCTTGGCCTCCACAACAGCCTGCCATTCCGGGCCTCTAATGATCTTCGCCTCAGGTTCAACATTTTTCCCTGTTTTTCCTCGCCGACACTTGTCCGGCGAGTGTCCAGTTATCTTACATATAGTGCAATATAAAGGAATATATTCATAACTGAATtcaatgttaaaaaaatactcgCCTCCATCGATCGTCATGAATTCCGGGAGAGGTTGAGAGAGATCAATTTCCACTAAAATACGAGCAAAGTGAGCTACTTCATCATCAATAGACATTCCATCAATCTTCAAAGGTTGTCCCAACCATCGACCTATGCCCGAAAGAACCTCCGGATGCCAGAACTCCACCGGCAGGTAATAGACTCTcacccaaacttgagccaaGGGGGACGATTCTTTATAGGGGTTAAAATAGCGAACCCAATCACGAAGACGTATCGAACCGGCAGGAAGATCCCAGATCACATGTCGTTTAGCGGTAGCTTTATCTTCCTTGTCGATGAACTTTAAAGTATAGAATCCTCTTCCCATCGGCATGAGAAACCAAGGAGATTTAATCGCCCACAACGATTATAATTCCGCCTTGAGTTCTCTAGTTGTCCTAGGTGTTTCACCTTTATTCATCATGAAACGACCAATAAGCGCGTGTTGGAATTTTGACGCCTGAAAATTCTGGATTTCGCGAGGAACTTTGAGCACGCCATGTCCTCCTTGAGCAAAGGGTTGAAGCGCGTGGAATTTATGTGCCGGTAAGTCCGGCTTCCTGACTCTTTGGGGGGCCGTGACATGAGCATAAGAGGACACCGTTCCAACAGCTTTCGCGGTAGAAGAGGAAGAACCAAGCTGCGGCTGTTGATTCTTCTGCGCTGAAACACTCGGCAAACAAGGGTTATCATTGGAGGTTGGTAAGACTGGGCCAGCAACGTCAGTAGAGGCTTTGATGAAGTTGTTCGAAACTTGGGGCAGATTAAGACCACCCTTGTCGATCGAGGACTGCTGAAAATTGCCGGAGGACATGATCGTCGAGCACTATCTGCACGGGAGCAGCCGATCTGCCGTCCCTCGCCAACTACAGAGCAGCAGCACCGGCGTTCACTCCGGGCAGCAGTGGCAGTCGAGAAGTGGGCTGCCGGAGGTCAGATCCGTCGACCTCAGGCGAAGCATGAGCAGATCCGGCGGTGGCGTTGCCTCGGCGACGTCAAACGGCGGCTCCAGACGCTGACAGCCGGTCCAGAGCTCACCGTCTTTAGCCGGCCTCAATCGACGTCAACGGTCTGTCTCAGATCGCCAAATCGCCAAAGGAAAGCGGGGATGGATCTGGAGAGGCGACGGGACTGGAGCGGCGACGGGAGAGGAGCGATCGACGGAGTTGGTGATGGCCGGCGCGAGCTGCGGAAAGGAGCGGTGGGGACGCGGCGTGCTCTCGGCGGCGCTGTGCAGGTGACGCTGGTTCGTTCCAGAGGACTGCGCAGCAGCGATCTTGTGCAGGTGCAGTAGCTGCGCTGGAGAGGAAAACACCGGCGCCGATGGTCGGTGGGAAGAGCACCGGTCGCTGGAGGGCTGGAGGCGTGAAGCGTGAAGGCCGGACTCAAGAGTCAAAAAGCCACACCTTTCATATAGTATGGTTCCACTATCTCTCTTAAAGTTCATTATATATTTAGTTacgtgttaataggcaaaatgCTTATAAACTTAAGCATTCTATACCCAACTTTAAGTGAACAACCGAATTTACTCATTTGATGGTGATGTCTCCGTATTGGTTTCAACAAAAAGTCTTACACTTTATGAtctaagttgttaaagtgtaagaaaaacatTGACTCTTGAATTTGAAGATTGATTTTCGGTCATATCAATCTTGGGAAAGGATAAAGTTGGTGTacaaattcaatattaatttatttttgaattaaatcaaaattttaaacatGCTCTATGATTTTCTATGAAAAATGTCCTAATCaatggaatataaatattaaaaattaatatatttattattagcACTCGAAACACACTTCGGTAAAAATAATCATGTGACCGACCGGAAAAAAGAAGTGTGCCGTGAAGATACATTGTGTCCAGCCGCCGGCCggtcataaatatttatttcattttttttttgaatttattatgAACGAAAAATATGATATGAAATAGCATTGTCAGTAACGTATGCACGCAAAATGCTCCAATTTCATTGAAATTTACGTGAAAAGAAGATTTGAAGTATTCATCCTTTGTTTAAATATGAGATCGACGTGCACATTCATTGCAAATTGAAAAACACTCACACTCAAACTCAAACAGAAATTACAATACTTTCCAAGTGAAGATGAGCTATTATTTGTGATTTCTCGCATCCTAAATAAAAAGGTAACATCATTTTATGTTTAAAATGTAATTAAAGAAGtgctaagttggttattgtttattttcaatgttttgtttgatcctatCATGTTTGTTattcattttcattattttttggaGGAAGATAGCATGTTTGAATCtctaaataattaatcattattcttattatattaTTCGAGCTATGTTTTAGGGAATAAATTAGCATGATACATCATTTATATTTGAGTGTCATAAACGAgtgaattattagcatattatagcatactTTATGATTTAAAGCTATGTTTTAAGGAATACATGTGAATTAGAGCGCATTCTAgcatgttttaaagtattaattagtaattattacttAAATTTTAGTAATATACATAAATTTCTTAATAATTCATGTTAAAGTGCCTGAAAATCAAGTGTCATCCCGGGCAAGTGTCCGGCCGTATGTCATTACATATTCTGTAATACACGACCGGACACTTTCCCGGGCGATCAGATGATTTTTGAGCATtttaacatgttatatgttgtattttcacatttaattccctttacatcatatattcatttattatttttctgtATATGAATCAATATGCGAGATACTTTACggttaattatggaggtgccttAAATGGTTATGACTACATCTGCGGCTCTTCTACGGGTTTGCA
This window encodes:
- the LOC131006012 gene encoding uncharacterized protein LOC131006012 is translated as MGRGFYTLKFIDKEDKATAKRHVIWDLPAGSIRLRDWVRYFNPYKESSPLAQVWVRVYYLPVEFWHPEVLSGIGRWLGQPLKIDGMSIDDEVAHFARILVEIDLSQPLPEFMTIDGGEYFFNIEFSYEYIPLYCTICKITGHSPDKCRRGKTGKNVEPEAKIIRGPEWQAVVEAKSKQPLDGEVTSDSESEDGAKEVSVSAHKEFTGPDLLENLCNRSSGSNHNQLGSQDGNRFAILENSSIQEDLVTNKQDTILKNTAGDIDMNTASSENYNNQGMRSQQQEKGWEFAATKHISLELSIEQLRDATDKRESQQPLSVEIFPKEMGASI